GTATGAGTGTCCAAACCAACCACAAGTAACGCAGATGGAGAATAAAACGGAGAAAGAAACTTCACTGGCACGTCATGGAGAGTCATACAGTAACAAATAGCTGACAACAGAGCACTACTACAAAAACGAAACCCAACAAACTGCTAAAAGAGATCAACCTGCCAAGCTGATGGGGGAACAAGCAGCAGCTTTCCAGGAAAGAGTGGACCGCCACGGTAACAGATTTGGAGCCAGAGTCGCCACAAAGCAAACCCGGATCCCCCCACAACCTAGAACCTCAGAGAACTGGAGAAGAGGTCCTACCAGCTGGAGGAACGAAGGGACTGACGTAACATCGGGAGACAAAGACTACAACTCTCCTTCCTACACGATTTGAGACGCTCCACTAAGGATGTATGGAACACAGAGGAAACAACCTTTTCCTCAGAGAGGACTCAGTGAATGGAGATTGAAACCAGCTAACCCACCGCGACTCACAGCGCCACAAACTGCTTCTCCAATTAGTGAAACCCAAAACCCTGCAGAGCGGAACAATCATCTGTTACAGGCCGAGGAGACATCAAACAAACAGACAGAAGAACAAATTATCTCGGAGCTCAACGAAGAAACTCTACGATACCTGAACTGTCCTAATCCTACAGAGGCAGCGGCCAGAAGGCATAGAGTGATGGCAAGTGATGCAAGAGGCCAAACAGAGTTAACTGTTGCAAATCTGTTGGCACTACAACGGGCATCGTCTGAGCAGACTACGAACGCTCACTCCCAGCCTTTAGTCCCTGCTATACCATCCAAAGATCATATCTTACAAGAGCTACAGGAAGTCACAAAGCAGTACCTTAGCTGTGCGGATCCTGTTGAAGCAGCGGCTCGACACCGAAGAGTTCTCGAAGGAGACGCTGAAGGACTGATGGAACAGACGGCATACTCTATATTAGCAGCAACGATAAATCAAAGACGTCCTCTCTCTCCTTGGGAACAGGGGATAAGATCTGAAAGCCCACCAGGAATCGACTTCAACGAGGCCATGCAGCCATCTGATGTGGAGCTTACACCCCCACCTGTTCTACGGGGCTCGGTCTCCAAACGCTTGGAGCTCTCTCCACCTAAAAAGCCATCCACACCAAGATCTAAACGAAGTGACTCGACACGACTTCAGTCGATCATAGTCATTCCTACAGGAGAACAAGTAGTGGGAAATACGACACAAAGAGAGCTTATCGAAACTGCAGATGTTGAGGAAACTCTCAGTAATTACCATAGCAAAGGTACCACTCAGAAGCAGAAGCAGCTACGACTTCGCTCACCGAGACTGTCCCCTAACATCCTCCGGGGAGCAAGCTCGAAGAAGAGAAAACTCTTCAGCTACAACAGTCCCCAAACGTGGGCAACAAGCGTCCCCATAAAGGATCCATAATAGACTTCAATACAGCAGGAGTGCGAACTATGGGACACTCTCTCCACGTGGCAAATGGAAACGAGAGAAACCCAGCCATACAACTAATACCTGCAACAAAAAAGACGCAGAAAAGCAATCAAACTTCAAAATCAACTGCACCTCCTGCAGAACAGTCAGATGGGAACACATGACCTTCAAGAAGGGGACCACAACAGAAGCAACCGTCCATCCCAAGGAAGAGAGGATTTTTGGTCTCCTCCACCCCGGCTCCTTAGTCGTATTGAGTTGGAACTGTTGTGGGCTGGGGAACCCCATAACAGTCCAACGTCTGAAGGAGATCCACCGGAGGAACTCCccagatatcttcttactcatgGAGACCAAAAACAACTTGGAAGTAATTCTTGATAAACTCAAATGGCTCCCCATAGACAACTATCACGTCGTTCCCCCAAATGCTCCAGGCGGTGGTGGACTTCCTCTTATCTGGAAGAATGAAATCAAGCTCACGGTCAGAACTAGCACAAAAAACATCATTGATACGATGATAGAAGATAAAGGTAAAAGCTACCAAGTCACCTTCGTGTACGGAGAACCTGATCACACCAAACGCGTCCAAATTTGGAATGAGATATCAGCTTTGCAACCACCCCCGGGAGAACCGTGGCTCTTGACTGGAGATTTCAATGAACTAACCGACAATAGTGAAAAGAAGGGAGGCCCGGAGAGAGCAGAGGGCACTTTCTGTTCCTTTAGAGACTTCCTGTCAAGTAATGGTTTATTTGATGTTAAACACTATGGAAACTATTTGTCGTGGAGGGGGAAGAGAAGTACGTATCTCGTCCAATGCCGACTCGATAGAACGATCAGCAATAGTGAATGGTTTGACACCTTCCCATCTTCTAGATGCCAGAACTTAAGGTACGAAGGATCAGATCATCGGCCTTTGCTCACCTTCCTAGATacaagaagaaagaaaggtgCGAAGATTTTCAGATTCGATAGGAGATTAAAAGACAACCCTGAAGTCAGGAAACTGGTTCATGAAACATGGAACGCTACACCTCACCTGGACGTGGAAGAGAAGCTATCTAACTGCAGGAAAGCCATCTGTAGCTGGAGCAGGGCTTTCCACGAGAATAGCAGGAAAGCTCTGGAGACACTACGCTCTCAACTGGATACAGCAATGTCAGACCCTGTTTCAAGAGATTATTTAATTCATGAGATAAACACGAAACTTCTACACGCTTACAAAGCAGAAGAGGAATATTGGAGGCAACGTAGCAGACAGTTATGGCTTACTCTCGGAGATTCTAATACCGGCTACTTTCATGCGTCTACAAAGGCTAGGAAATCACGAAACAGACTAACAGTCATCGAGGATGAAAATGGCATACCGTGGTTTGAGGAGGAACAGATTGCTGGTGTCATCTGCAAGTACTTTGATCGGATCTTTACTTCTGAGAATCAAGATGGCCTACAAACCGTAGAGAAAGCACTTCATCAGTGTGTTACAAGCGAAATGAATGAAGCATTAATCAGGAATCCCACTGCAGAAGAGATTAAAGATGCAATCTTCGCTATTCACCCGGATAAAGCACCAGGTCCTGATGGCTTCTCTGCTAGCTTCTTCCAAGCTAACTGGGATGTGGTTGGACCAGATGTGATAAAGGAAATCCAGAACTTCTTTGCTACAGAGACTCTCCGAACCTCGCAAAACGTTACACACGTTAGATTAATTCCCAAAATAACTGGAGCAAAACGAGTTGCAGACTACCGCCCTATCGCTCTATGCAATGTGTATTTCAAGATCATCTCAAAGCTACTGGCCCTCAGACTTAAACCTATCCTACAGTTTATTATCTCAGAAAATCAGTCAGCATTCATTCCGGGCAGAGCAATTGCAGACAACATCCTAATCACTCACGAGGTTCTACAATATCTGAAGACATCTCAAGCACAGAAGAAGTGCACAATGGCTGTAAAGACTGATATGTCTAAAGCATACGACAGAATGGAGTGGGGATTCATCTCACAAGTGCTTAGAAAGTTGGGTTTTCACGAGAAATGGATCAACCTAATCATGCAATGTATTACTACAGTCTCCTATTCTTTCCTAATCAATGACTCAGTCCTAGGAGCGGTTAAACCTAACAGAGGCATTAGACAGGGAGACCCTCTATCTCCCTATCTCTTTATCCTCTGTGGACAAGTGTTATCGGGTCTTTGCAAACAAGCAGAAAGAGAAGGTACCTTGCAAGGCGTTAGAGTGGCAAGGGGAAGTCCGCGAATTAACCACCTGTTGTTTGCGGACGATACGATGTTCTTCTGTTACTCATCCCCCAAGTGCTGCAACAAACTAAAGGAGATATTGTGGGAGTATGAGCAGGCATCAGGGCAAAAGATCAACAAGGACAAATCAGCCGTGACTTTCTCCTCGAAGACCTCTGCAGAGACAAAATAAAACGTTAAAGATCTACTGGGAATAAGTAAGGAAGGGGGAACTGGCAAATATTTGGGTCTACCTGAACATTTTGGCAGGAAGAAGAAGGACCTCTTCACGGCCATAGTAGATAGGATAAGGCAACGAGCCAATAGCCTGTCTACACGCTTCCTCTCCAGGGCAGGGAAGCTGACCATGCTGAAAGCCGTACTGTCGGCCATCCCAACTTTCTCCATGTCGTGCTTCGAACTACCTGTCAGTTTATGTAAATGAATACAGTCAGTTCTAACAAGATTTTGGTGGGACAACCCCGATGGAAAACGAAAGATTGCTTGGGTTGCTTGGGATAAGATGACTAAGCCTAAAGCAGGAGGGGGTCTGGGAATCAGGGACGTACAGATCTTTAATCAAGCACTACTTGCTAAACAAGCATGGAGGATACTCACAAAACCTGACTGTCTACTGGCTCGCGTTCTGCTAGGAAAATATTgtcattctatctcttttatggAAGCACAAGTACCAGCAGTTAGCTCACACGGGTGGAGAAGTATTTTACACGGCAGAGATCTACTTATAGGCAACTTGGGAAAGGCTATCGGTAATGGAGAAACTACGAAAGTGTGGAAGGACGTGTGGATCTCTCTAGACAACCAAGTGAAACCGTTTGGACCTATACTAGAGGAAGATATCGATCTTACAGTATCGGACCTCCTAACAACAGATATGAAATGGAATCAGAACAAGATCGAAGCAATCTTACCTCATCTGACTAACGAAATCCAACTGCTTCAACCGAGTATTGCCAAAGGAGAGGACTCTATCATCTGGCAACCTCTTCCTTCTGGAGTTTATACGACTTGATCAGGATACTTCTCCAAAGCAATGCAGACAGCTACAAGACCAACATCACCTACGGGAACCTTTGACTGGGTTAAAGATGTTTGGTCGACAGCTTGTTCACCAAAGATGAAGCTTTTTGTTTGGTCCATCATACAGAAAGCTCTGCCGCTAGGAGAAAACCTACAACAAAGAGGGTTACTATCAGGAGCTCGGTGTAAGAGATGTAACGAGGTTGAAACCGCTATACATACCTTCTTTAGATGTCCATTTGCGCAGGAGGTTTGGAAGAGGGTCCCTCTCAACTGTGTAGTTCACCTAGCTACACTGGAGAGTTTCACAGATGTTGTTGTAGCACTGAAGAGAACATTCTGTCTACCGCCAACGGGGATAACAGGAACGATACTCCCATGGATCTGCTGGGTAATCTGGATCGCACGGAACCAACTGGTCTTCGAAAACAAACCTACATCACCAGCAGAAGTCGTAACAAAAGGATTACGCTTGGCAAGGGAATGGTCATCAGCACAGAGCTCGATCGAAGTAATCAAAAAGCCAAAGCCAAGAGGAACTCACCCGAGGAGGCGATTGCAACTAACTGTAGAAGACCCCCTACTCATGACTTGTAGATCGGACGCGGCTTGGGATGTAAAAACGAAGAGGGCCGGCTTAGCTTGGATCCTCACCCATTTGAAAGGCTCGTGTATCACCCAAGAAACAGCAACACAGGACAAGATCAACTCTCCACTGATTGCAGAAGCTTTAGCTCTCCGATCGGCTCTACTCTCCGCAGGGAATCTAGGGCTCCCAAAGCTCCGGTGCTTCTCTGACAACGAAACGCTCATTCGAGCTATCAACGGCGACATGCAGGTCAAGGAAATCTTCGGTATCGTCATGGATATCAAGCAACTCTCCTCTGCTTTCATCGCCATCTCTTTCTCTCACTTTTCTCGATCTCTGAATGTTGAGACTGATGGGCTAGCCAAACagtcactttcttcttctttgtatttGGACCCCTTTGTGGGCTGACTCTGGGCCTGAGGCATTTCctctattttaattaaaagtatGTGTTTCACAAAAAAgagtattaatatttttttgcttaagAAATAATTTAGAGTTCTTattgttggagatgctcttagtttATATTATCATCACACTAGCATAACATAAGTTTTACAATAATAGTATGGAGTCTGAGGCAGAGAATTTTAGGTTACACTTACCTTGGACTGggcaatcgggtttcggttcgaGTTCATTCAGATGAATTTTAGTCCTATTAAGATATTATAAAAGTTCGAGTCGGATTCGGTTTAGGTTTAGTCAAATTTGGTTCGGGTTTAGTTATATGTTCAAGATCAAGTTGACCCTAAATAGTTTTGGTTccaaaaatattgatatgtatTTGAATAAACTcgatatattttcaattttttcaataaatttgtATACGTGACTTTCTCAAATCATATTGTTATCtttcataataattttatgaCAGTCGTCTATCAACTATATGGGGTTTTccttaaattatatataacaacaTCAGACGTGATGACAAAATCGAACGAtaagtatatattataaaataattataaaacgtaaacaaattaaaattaacaattattaactcTATAAAcgtgaaaaataattatttattttaaaagacaCTTCAGAAGTAAAGTCATTCGTAAGTAAATAAACTTCAAACGCAAttgtcaaaatatataaaaaaatcaatattgactgaataccaaaatatatattaaaataagtatataagTTAATCATTCATgtatagaaaattattttagatactTAGTAATATCGTAGTTTATTTTAGATACATATCAGAGATTGAAATCAGATTTAGTACAATGTTTCTTTTAGGAATGttgaaattttagattttcgatTTTCGGATATTCTTTTCGATTCAGATTCACTTGGGGTAAAATCCATAACCCAAATACTTATCGGTTCGGTCTTTATGTTTAAATCAGTTTAGATTCATTTTATTCCGGTTCGGTTCGATTCTCTGATCTGGCTAATTTGCACTGTCCTACACTTAACCACTCCTTATTGGCCTGCACAAATAATAGTTATTGGACTGAAAATATATCGGCGGAGAGTTTCAGGCCCAATTAAATAGTCCATAACAAACAAAGTATACACTGTACAAACTATATACCCTGCCACACCTGATCACCCCTTGTTTTCGCACCATTTTTTCCCTTGACGTTTTCTGTTTCCCCCAAGATTTTCCCGggaaataaaggaaaaaaaaaacagaagattTTCTCAAATCTGGAATCATGGAGGAAAGAAGCAGCAAGAGAATCAAACCAACcatggagaaagaagaagatccTCCAGGAACCACTCACCCCTCTTCTTCTCAGCTAAACCTCCCACCGTCACTGACCCGACCAACGGTCTCACTCGAGACCCAACGAATCAACCGTTTAATCCATTCCAGCCACTACCACTCTCCCTCCAAACCAATCTACTCAGACCGGTTTATCCCGAGCCAATCCGGTTCTAATTTCGCGCTTTTCGGCCTCGAACCGTCGCCCAAGAAAGAAGACGGGCCTGGCTCTTACGCCGGTATGCTTCGAACCGTGCTTTTCGGACCGGAGACGCCGGAGAAGAGAGATGTCGTTACTGGTTTCTCTCCGTCGGGGAATATTTTCCGGTACAAGACGGAGACGCAGCGGCCGGTTAACTCTTTCGCGCCGTTTGGGTGTGATGAGGGTCCTAGTGTTAGCCGTAGTCCGGTTAAGTCGCCGAGGAATATTCTTAGGTCGGCCTATAAGGTGAGAGTGTTTCTTAGGGTTTTAAAGTTGTGGACTTCAGGGTTTGTGGGTTGAGATTAGGGTTACTAGTTTGGATCTGTGTAGCTTTGGGGGATTtcttagtgtttagggttttaaaGTTATGGACTTTAGGGTTTTGTGAGTTGAGATTAGAGTTACTAGTGTTGATTTGTGTAGCTTTGGGGAACTACTTacggttttagggttttaaagtTGTTGACTTTAGGGTTTGTGGGTTGAGATTAAGGTTACTAGTTTGGATCTGTGTAGCTTTGGGGGATTtcttagtgtttagggttttcAAGTTATGGACTTTAGGGTTTGTGAGTTGAGATTAGAGTTACTAGTGTTGATTTGTGTAGCTTTGGGGGACTACTTacggttttagggttttaaagtTATGGACTTTAGGGTTTGTGAGTTGAGATTGGAGTTACTAGTGTGGATTTTGTGTAGCTTTGGGGGACTACTTacggttttagggttttaaagtTGTGGACTTTAGGGTTTGTGGGTTGAAATTAGGATTACTAGTGTGGATTTGTGTATTGATGATACATTTTAGGATTTTATCTCTTTGAGTGAATGTGAGTGTGTGGAGTGAACTGTTTTTTGAAGAATGCGTAATGCCTAGTCTCTGTCCAGTGATTACTAGTGTGGATTTGTGTAGTGTTGATACATGTCTTGTATGTGTGAAACTCGTGAGATGTTTGTGAAGTCTTTGCTAGTGTTTAGTGAACTGTTTTTTGAAGTAATGTGTAATGTCTACGCTATATCCAGTGATTATAAATGTAGCTTCTGATCCTGATGTTGCATTTGACCTTTgggatgttgttgttgttgttaggtATTGGATGCGCCGGCTCTGCAAGATGATTTGTGTATTGATGTGAAGTCTAtgctagtgtttagagtttgATCTCTTTGAGTGAACTGTTTTCGAATAATGCGTTATGCTTACTAGTATGGATTTGTATATTGTAGATACATTTTAGGGTTTGAGACTCGCAGTTCTTGATTGTGTTCCCCATGTATGTGAAAATGTCTTTGCTAGTGTTTAGTGAAATGTTTGCCAAGTATGCCCTAACGTCTACTCTTTATACAGTGAGTGAAAATGTATGTTCTTTCTGATATTGCATTTGTCCTGTGGATGTTGTTGTTAGGTATTGGATGCGCCGGCTCTGCAAGATGATTTCTACTTGAATCTAGTGGATTGGTCAGCGCAAAATGTTCTTGCAGTTGGACTAGGGAGCTGCGTTTATTTGTGGAATGCTTCTAGTAGCAAGGTGagttcttttctcttttcttcctgGCTCAAATAGTTTTGACTTGAGATGTCTTTTGCAGGTAACTAAGTTATGCGATCTTGGGGCTGATGAAAGCGTTTGCTCAGTGGGTTGGTCACTACGTGGAACACATTTGGCGATTGGAACTAGTAGAGGAACTATAGAGGTATGTCTGAACAAGATACTTTTTTGGCTGTTTGAGTATATAGTCCTATGTCTTTTTACGGATGACTTACTTGTTACTGTTTTACTTTCACTAGATTTGGGATGCGTTGCGGTGCAGGAGAATAAGAAGGATGGGAGGACACCGACGACGAGTAGGAGCCCTGGCATGGAGCTCATCTGTTTTGTCTTCCGGTAGCAGAGACAAGAAGATACTTCAGAGAGACATACGTTCTCAAGAAGATCATGTCAGTAAGCTAACAGGTCACAGATCCGAAGTCTGTGGACTCAAATGGTCTTATGACAACCGCGAGCTAGCATCAGGCGGAAACGACAATAAGCTTTTAGTATGGAACCAGCACTCATCACAACCGGTGTTGAGATACTGTGAACACACAGCAGCGGTTAAAGCCATTGCTTGGTCTCCACATCTTCATGGGCTTCTTGCTTCAGGTGGTGGCACTGCTGATAGATGTATCCGTTTCTGGAACACGACGACGAACACTCGTTTAAGTTGCGTAGACACTAACAGTCAGGTGTGTAATCTGGCTTGGTCTAAGAACGTGAACGAGCTTGTTAGCACGCACGGATTTTCGCAAAACCAAATCATCGTTTGGAAATACCCATCCATGTCTAAAGTAAGAGTTTCTGTCTCTCGTTTTTCTTGCTGACAATTTAGACAACTGAACGTGTCTTTTATTACAGTTAGCAACTCTCACGGGTCACACGTTTCGTGTTCTGTATCTTGCGGTTTCACCAGATGGACAGGTTAGAGGAGCGTGTTACTTTATCTACACTTGCATCAATAACATAGTTTTCGCTTGTATGATGGAAGATCTTGGTTTATTGCAGACAATCGTGACAGGAGCAGGAGATGAAACATTAAGATTCTGGAATGTCTTCCCATCCCCGAAATCTCAAGTAAAGAAAGAACCTTAAATATGCTTTATTATTCCCGACTCTTAAATGCATAACACACGCACATGTGCTCTTTGTTTTTCAGAGCAGGGAGAGCGGGATTGGGGCGCTGTCTTTTGGTAGAACAACAATACGGTGATCTCTTGAGGATATGATAGTTGGTCGTCTTAACCTTATCTTGCATAGCTTTTGGAGTGTTGGTGTGATTCTTTAGGTCTCCTTCTATGTATAgagttttaatttttaccaTGGGTTTCCACTAATTGTGTATCTCGATTTAGTTGGATAGAAAATAACTCTTTGAGAACTTAATTAGCCGAGTGACAGAGAATGACAGTCCCGACTCTCATAGGTTGTAAAGAGAAGCGTATGAAACAtcaaagacaaacaaaaagtGCTTTCAAAGACACAAACTAAAGCTAAAAGCATTCATCATACTAAAGAAAGAACAAGTTAGAAGATGCTCGTCTCATGAGTCACTCATTAGCCAAAGAGTTTTCTATCAAAGAGACAGTACAATATTCAGGACATACTAGGTACTAAGTAAAAAGCTGATTCATTCCCCTTCAAACCTGTCTCATGAGTAGTTAATCAAACGGTAGCAGAACAAGCATAAACGAATTTGTAAGACTTGGGTACCCTAAGCACAGCATCGAACGACTCGACCTTTCCCCAAACCTCTTTACCTCTGCGCATTTCCAGAGAAATCTCAGCACACCAAAGCATCTGCTCCTTATACCCACCAGGTGCAGGCACACACTTGTCCCAAAACACCACCATCCTACCACCACATTCaacaaaattaacatatctATAACGG
This genomic stretch from Raphanus sativus cultivar WK10039 chromosome 3, ASM80110v3, whole genome shotgun sequence harbors:
- the LOC130509809 gene encoding uncharacterized protein LOC130509809, giving the protein MQTATRPTSPTGTFDWVKDVWSTACSPKMKLFVWSIIQKALPLGENLQQRGLLSGARCKRCNEVETAIHTFFRCPFAQEVWKRVPLNCVVHLATLESFTDVVVALKRTFCLPPTGITGTILPWICWVIWIARNQLVFENKPTSPAEVVTKGLRLAREWSSAQSSIEVIKKPKPRGTHPRRRLQLTVEDPLLMTCRSDAAWDVKTKRAGLAWILTHLKGSCITQETATQDKINSPLIAEALALRSALLSAGNLGLPKLRCFSDNETLIRAINGDMQVKEIFGIVMDIKQLSSAFIAISFSHFSRSLNVETDGLAKQSLSSSLYLDPFVG
- the LOC108846084 gene encoding protein FIZZY-RELATED 1; this translates as MEERSSKRIKPTMEKEEDPPGTTHPSSSQLNLPPSLTRPTVSLETQRINRLIHSSHYHSPSKPIYSDRFIPSQSGSNFALFGLEPSPKKEDGPGSYAGMLRTVLFGPETPEKRDVVTGFSPSGNIFRYKTETQRPVNSFAPFGCDEGPSVSRSPVKSPRNILRSAYKVLDAPALQDDFYLNLVDWSAQNVLAVGLGSCVYLWNASSSKVTKLCDLGADESVCSVGWSLRGTHLAIGTSRGTIEIWDALRCRRIRRMGGHRRRVGALAWSSSVLSSGSRDKKILQRDIRSQEDHVSKLTGHRSEVCGLKWSYDNRELASGGNDNKLLVWNQHSSQPVLRYCEHTAAVKAIAWSPHLHGLLASGGGTADRCIRFWNTTTNTRLSCVDTNSQVCNLAWSKNVNELVSTHGFSQNQIIVWKYPSMSKLATLTGHTFRVLYLAVSPDGQTIVTGAGDETLRFWNVFPSPKSQSRESGIGALSFGRTTIR